In a genomic window of Staphylococcus taiwanensis:
- a CDS encoding helix-turn-helix transcriptional regulator: protein MKLAEQIKQHRKENNLTQDQLATELHTTRQTVSKWEQGTIEPNAQMIVQLAQRFDITTDELLTGKPSYSSRREETQSYPEHLNFWDFLSQKWWFVLIIVVIVCGTITQIFTS from the coding sequence ATGAAACTTGCTGAACAGATTAAGCAACATCGTAAAGAGAATAATCTTACTCAGGATCAATTAGCTACTGAATTACATACCACGCGACAAACCGTTTCCAAATGGGAACAGGGTACGATTGAACCGAATGCACAAATGATTGTGCAATTAGCGCAACGTTTTGATATTACAACGGACGAATTATTAACAGGCAAACCGTCTTATTCATCTAGAAGAGAAGAAACACAATCATATCCTGAACATTTGAATTTTTGGGATTTCTTATCTCAAAAATGGTGGTTCGTATTAATAATAGTTGTTATCGTGTGTGGAACAATAACACAAATCTTCACAAGTTAG
- a CDS encoding ATP-binding protein has product MKNYNDNLVVGVVKEIRGTSVIIRITNTTTQLFHFYKGEKYSGVMIGTFIGIQPGRYTIVGKVEKEYAYDRFQDIENQEFSRERFIREVEVKIVGSFLGEKFFQGMVAFPQIFNNAILLPENLHEKIYEEEKREELSLLPFGNTWPDNYQFRLQWDALFNTHIAIFGNTGSGKSNTLTKMYHELFNLNKSEKVNISKSKFILIDFNGEYIGRKVISTDKQVFNLGNLKNDGDFNKIYIPKKYFWDVEMLSIIFGATEQTQKPFLKRVVNFYIKNNEFSLLETINYHLKEAFRNVYMSPSREGLNLLKYVIQLLDLQNDDISEWIDLTIYNSTSKGFYSNHFIFEWDQGKFWNPSEKEMQNEIDKINVQNDKLSDIGPIKFLQIVSCFQMIFEIKYNQIQYDHIAPLLQRIQSRKEDIESIIVLSEEEIIFNNKSLNIISLKNVNQDLKMLIPLMITKITYDYNKEYNLKKDHIVNLIIDEAHNILSNKSNRESEKWKDYRLEVFEEIVKEGRKFNFYLTISSQRPADISPTIISQVHNYFIHRLVNENDLKMLDNTMSTLDLISKESIPNLAPGQLVCTGTSFKLPLIVQVDELPNEVAPKSKSALLSKIWIN; this is encoded by the coding sequence ATGAAAAATTATAATGATAATTTAGTAGTTGGAGTTGTTAAAGAAATTAGAGGAACTTCAGTGATTATTAGAATTACTAATACTACAACACAATTATTTCACTTTTATAAAGGAGAAAAGTATTCAGGCGTAATGATTGGTACTTTTATAGGCATACAACCAGGTAGGTATACTATAGTTGGAAAAGTAGAAAAAGAATATGCTTATGATCGATTTCAAGATATAGAAAATCAAGAATTTTCTAGAGAACGATTCATCAGAGAAGTTGAAGTAAAGATAGTAGGAAGTTTTTTGGGTGAAAAATTTTTTCAAGGTATGGTTGCATTTCCACAGATATTTAATAATGCAATTCTCCTTCCTGAAAATTTACATGAAAAAATATATGAAGAAGAAAAAAGAGAAGAACTATCACTTTTACCTTTTGGAAATACATGGCCAGATAACTATCAATTTAGATTGCAATGGGACGCTCTGTTTAATACTCATATAGCTATATTTGGTAATACAGGTAGCGGTAAGTCTAATACATTAACTAAAATGTATCATGAATTATTTAATTTGAATAAAAGTGAAAAAGTAAATATTAGCAAATCCAAATTTATATTGATTGATTTTAATGGAGAATACATTGGCAGAAAAGTAATAAGTACTGATAAACAAGTTTTTAATTTAGGTAATTTAAAAAATGATGGCGACTTTAATAAAATTTATATTCCAAAAAAATATTTTTGGGATGTTGAGATGCTATCCATAATTTTTGGCGCTACCGAACAAACTCAAAAACCTTTCTTAAAAAGGGTTGTAAATTTCTATATAAAAAACAACGAATTTTCGTTATTAGAAACTATTAATTATCATTTGAAAGAAGCTTTTCGCAATGTTTACATGTCGCCAAGTAGAGAAGGATTGAATTTATTAAAATATGTAATTCAATTGTTAGATTTACAAAATGATGATATATCAGAATGGATAGATTTAACTATTTATAATTCTACTAGTAAAGGTTTTTATAGTAATCACTTTATATTTGAGTGGGATCAAGGGAAATTCTGGAACCCTTCTGAAAAAGAAATGCAAAACGAGATCGATAAAATTAATGTACAAAATGATAAACTTTCAGATATAGGTCCTATTAAGTTTTTACAAATTGTTTCATGTTTTCAAATGATATTTGAAATAAAATATAATCAAATTCAATATGATCACATAGCACCACTACTACAGAGAATTCAATCTCGAAAGGAAGATATAGAGAGCATTATAGTACTCTCAGAGGAAGAAATTATTTTTAATAATAAAAGTTTGAATATTATTTCTCTTAAGAATGTCAACCAAGATCTAAAAATGTTAATACCTTTAATGATTACTAAAATAACATATGATTACAATAAAGAATATAATTTAAAAAAAGATCATATAGTTAATTTAATAATAGATGAAGCACATAATATTTTATCTAATAAATCTAATCGTGAATCAGAAAAATGGAAAGATTATAGATTAGAAGTTTTTGAGGAAATTGTAAAAGAAGGAAGAAAATTTAATTTTTATCTTACAATTTCTAGTCAAAGACCAGCTGACATTTCTCCTACAATAATTTCTCAAGTGCATAATTATTTCATTCATCGATTAGTAAATGAAAATGATTTAAAAATGTTAGATAATACAATGTCAACTTTAGACTTAATTTCAAAAGAAAGTATTCCAAATTTAGCTCCAGGACAACTAGTATGTACAGGAACATCTTTTAAATTACCATTAATAGTTCAAGTAGATGAACTTCCTAACGAGGTAGCTCCTAAAAGTAAAAGTGCTTTGTTATCAAAAATATGGATAAATTAA
- a CDS encoding SIR2 family protein, translating into MEEYKKFLDEINGKNINFLIGSGASTGIIPNLWLKGIEKSFEDLLVDEDLEKYRNELYFIWFNYWVAKTRILNKPTIPREEDVYKNYIDFVNNLIILLNNEGFDRPKKVNIFTTNYDTLFELAFDHHSKRGAITFFNDGSRGFLQKYISSENFYINASHTGVSESFSRNIPIINLLKIHGSVTWRKDDESDNIEVSLNNNNFNKLKVEADKYIENAQVVNIIENLDKDSYNFVDLKNDLENIFNDDSIELTEFQNSYEKLNIVSPTKEKFKETVFQQHYYQMLRILSFELERKDSVLVVFGFSFADEHIREIVKRSITNPYLKVYIICYSQKGEKDIKEYLKGLNNITYWPNFNDNSRLKGDFKFLNNLMKGWK; encoded by the coding sequence ATGGAAGAATATAAAAAATTTTTAGATGAAATAAATGGTAAAAATATTAACTTTTTAATTGGTTCAGGAGCTTCAACGGGTATTATTCCGAATTTATGGTTAAAAGGAATTGAAAAAAGTTTCGAAGATTTGTTAGTAGATGAAGACTTAGAAAAATATAGAAATGAACTTTATTTTATTTGGTTTAATTATTGGGTGGCTAAAACTAGAATTTTAAATAAACCTACTATTCCAAGAGAAGAAGATGTTTACAAAAACTACATAGATTTTGTAAATAATCTAATTATATTACTCAACAATGAAGGTTTTGATAGACCTAAAAAAGTTAATATATTTACTACGAATTATGACACTTTATTTGAACTAGCTTTTGACCATCATAGCAAAAGGGGCGCTATAACTTTTTTTAATGATGGGAGTAGGGGTTTTTTACAAAAATACATATCTTCAGAAAATTTTTATATTAATGCCTCTCACACTGGTGTCAGTGAAAGTTTCAGTAGAAACATACCCATAATAAACTTATTAAAAATACATGGTTCTGTAACTTGGAGAAAAGATGATGAAAGTGACAATATTGAGGTTTCATTAAACAATAATAACTTTAATAAATTAAAGGTGGAAGCAGATAAATATATAGAAAATGCTCAAGTAGTTAATATAATAGAAAACTTGGACAAGGATAGTTATAATTTCGTAGATTTAAAGAATGATTTAGAAAATATATTTAATGATGACAGTATTGAATTAACTGAATTCCAAAATTCATATGAAAAACTAAATATTGTTTCACCAACTAAAGAAAAGTTTAAAGAAACTGTTTTTCAACAACATTATTATCAAATGTTAAGAATTTTAAGTTTTGAACTTGAAAGAAAAGATTCAGTATTAGTAGTTTTTGGTTTTTCATTCGCAGATGAACATATTCGTGAAATTGTTAAAAGATCTATTACTAACCCTTATTTGAAAGTTTATATTATCTGCTATAGCCAAAAAGGGGAAAAAGATATAAAAGAATATTTAAAAGGTTTAAATAATATAACTTATTGGCCTAATTTTAATGATAATTCAAGATTGAAAGGTGATTTTAAATTTCTTAATAACTTAATGAAAGGTTGGAAATAA
- a CDS encoding choice-of-anchor I family protein, producing MDKKQLGNKRESYSIRKYSIGTASILVGSLLFLGGGQASAAESNESNTSEKVSMEQTQSTEEQPSHEASTQRVEQPQNKTIATQEIQTKEEASTEQVPSQEADTEEDKAIHNNNQNSNQTEQITKETTQQSKPSNDVTTSQTPTTQEQPKTEQSQTQEQPQRETKKASSQNNTQEAPTQETKKSTQPTTKNRQTEKRNTTQQSNQNSHSDVSQNAVSSAEKVRNLNAARMNAQPFSKEREMNKVTATEENDVAVSDVSQTQLTHMSPQQKQVLFNALQRDANTQDQQPKAILSTTPEWTSAQRTKNASRTGQNQLNITHAGRYTSGAYFGKGGTEIVKYNPKNGYAYSVNGDKEALDIIDVKHPGKDGTIHLVKRIYLQDNGIEAGDVTSVTVHPSGDYVAVSAPAEDKTQPGHVAFYGSNGEYINNVTVGSLPDMVTFSKDGKYLLVANEGEPSDDYTVNPPGSVSVIDVTNGPENVTAKNVRTAMFTKEHQEGIRALGPNAEDAYLNIEPEYIAVDSQSKYAYVTLQEVSAIAKIDIAKGDIVQVKRLPYKDHSLAQNAMDTSDEDGKSELRRVPVLGLLQPDGIDTYEYNGETYLLIANEGDSQDYEGYSEEKRVKKLKDDIQLDARYYQGYTQAELDDMVKNGLFDDEQLGRLKVTTSHAFKDANGKYNALVSYGGRSFSIIRASDLEMIYDSGNDIEQRVLDLLTERFNANYEAADDIKVDDRSDDKGPEAENVVVGKVGSHSYAFVGLERVGGIMIYDITNPNEPYFVKYLFDPDNKDISPEGITFESAEESPNGKPMLIASFELSGTTSAWELEDLTGDQESDDGEDNDNPGNTNGASKDDSDNPISDNEEPNTNHGVDNGEQSDNGNDTSSNEEDNHASDDNNGNDEGLEPPYEVDGDIFKNDSDKVISGQEDNNDNNAQSHKEVENKGTSHNMNHSVHNNHQEESRDQQTTKSNNHNLSVISTQSSSHHEVINHHASEVSDKVNHLNTSSDNVTKALPKSGQQESNTTIWSVLLGGLGLTLIRKRKTSKSKK from the coding sequence ATGGATAAGAAGCAGCTAGGGAATAAGCGAGAGTCGTATTCAATTCGTAAATATTCAATTGGGACAGCATCTATTCTTGTTGGGAGTTTATTATTCTTAGGTGGGGGTCAAGCGTCTGCTGCCGAAAGTAATGAGTCTAACACTTCTGAAAAGGTTTCAATGGAACAAACGCAATCAACTGAAGAACAACCGAGTCATGAAGCCTCAACACAACGTGTGGAACAACCACAAAACAAGACGATAGCAACACAAGAAATTCAAACTAAGGAAGAAGCATCTACTGAACAAGTACCGTCTCAAGAAGCGGATACAGAGGAAGATAAAGCGATACATAATAATAATCAAAATAGTAATCAAACAGAACAAATAACTAAAGAAACGACACAACAAAGTAAACCATCTAATGATGTAACAACATCTCAAACACCAACTACACAAGAACAACCTAAAACAGAACAATCACAAACCCAAGAACAACCGCAACGCGAAACTAAAAAAGCATCATCACAAAACAACACGCAAGAAGCACCTACACAAGAAACGAAAAAATCAACACAACCAACTACTAAAAACAGACAAACAGAAAAACGTAATACGACACAACAATCTAACCAAAATTCACATTCTGATGTATCTCAAAATGCCGTATCGTCAGCTGAAAAAGTACGAAACTTAAATGCAGCACGTATGAACGCACAACCTTTTTCAAAAGAAAGAGAAATGAATAAAGTAACGGCTACAGAAGAGAATGATGTCGCAGTTTCAGATGTATCTCAAACACAACTGACGCATATGTCTCCACAACAAAAGCAAGTGCTCTTTAATGCGTTACAACGTGATGCGAACACGCAAGATCAACAACCGAAAGCAATCCTTTCTACAACGCCTGAATGGACGTCAGCACAACGTACAAAGAATGCGTCTCGCACTGGTCAAAATCAATTGAACATCACACATGCAGGCCGTTACACAAGTGGTGCGTACTTTGGTAAGGGTGGTACAGAAATTGTGAAGTACAATCCGAAGAATGGCTATGCATATTCAGTAAATGGTGATAAAGAAGCGTTAGATATTATTGATGTGAAACACCCTGGAAAGGATGGCACAATTCATTTAGTAAAACGTATTTATTTACAAGATAATGGTATTGAAGCGGGTGATGTGACCAGTGTGACGGTGCATCCAAGTGGAGATTACGTGGCAGTTTCAGCACCTGCAGAGGACAAGACACAACCTGGACATGTGGCATTCTATGGTTCAAATGGTGAATATATCAATAACGTGACGGTCGGTAGTCTACCTGACATGGTCACTTTCTCTAAAGATGGTAAGTATTTATTAGTAGCCAATGAAGGAGAACCAAGTGACGATTATACCGTTAACCCACCAGGTTCTGTGTCAGTGATTGATGTGACGAATGGTCCTGAAAATGTAACTGCCAAGAATGTACGTACAGCAATGTTTACGAAAGAACATCAAGAAGGTATTCGAGCTTTAGGACCAAACGCGGAAGATGCCTATTTGAATATTGAACCAGAATATATTGCGGTAGATAGCCAAAGTAAATATGCCTATGTCACGTTACAAGAAGTGAGTGCCATCGCGAAGATTGATATCGCAAAAGGAGACATTGTCCAAGTGAAAAGGTTACCGTATAAGGACCATTCACTTGCCCAAAATGCGATGGATACGTCTGATGAAGATGGTAAATCAGAGTTGCGACGCGTACCGGTTTTAGGATTATTGCAGCCAGATGGTATCGATACGTATGAATATAATGGTGAAACCTATTTATTGATCGCAAATGAAGGAGACTCTCAAGATTATGAGGGTTATTCTGAGGAAAAGCGTGTGAAGAAATTGAAAGATGATATTCAATTGGATGCACGCTATTACCAAGGTTACACACAAGCAGAACTAGATGATATGGTGAAAAATGGCTTGTTTGATGACGAACAATTGGGCCGTTTGAAAGTTACGACGTCACATGCATTTAAAGATGCGAATGGTAAATACAATGCACTTGTATCATACGGCGGTCGTTCATTCTCTATCATAAGAGCCTCTGATTTGGAAATGATTTATGACAGTGGCAATGATATTGAGCAACGCGTTTTAGATTTATTGACTGAACGATTTAATGCCAATTATGAAGCAGCTGATGACATTAAAGTAGATGACCGAAGTGATGATAAAGGTCCAGAAGCTGAGAATGTGGTTGTTGGTAAAGTAGGTAGCCATTCATATGCCTTTGTTGGCTTAGAACGTGTGGGTGGCATTATGATTTATGATATTACAAACCCTAATGAACCGTATTTTGTGAAATATTTATTCGACCCAGATAATAAAGATATTTCACCAGAAGGAATCACTTTTGAAAGTGCTGAAGAAAGTCCAAATGGTAAACCAATGTTGATTGCGTCATTCGAGTTATCTGGTACAACATCCGCTTGGGAATTAGAAGATTTAACAGGTGACCAAGAAAGTGATGATGGAGAAGATAATGATAACCCGGGAAATACTAACGGGGCGTCTAAAGATGATTCAGATAACCCCATCTCTGACAATGAAGAACCAAATACAAACCATGGCGTAGATAATGGTGAACAATCTGATAATGGAAACGATACTTCAAGTAATGAAGAAGACAATCATGCTTCTGATGATAATAATGGAAATGATGAGGGTTTAGAACCACCTTATGAAGTGGACGGTGACATTTTTAAAAATGATAGCGACAAGGTTATCTCAGGCCAAGAAGATAACAATGATAACAATGCACAGTCACATAAAGAAGTAGAGAATAAAGGTACCTCTCATAATATGAATCATAGTGTCCATAACAATCATCAAGAAGAAAGTCGTGATCAACAAACAACAAAATCTAACAATCATAACTTGAGTGTGATAAGTACTCAATCTTCAAGTCATCATGAAGTGATAAATCATCATGCAAGTGAAGTATCTGATAAGGTAAACCATTTAAATACTTCGAGTGACAACGTAACAAAAGCATTACCAAAATCAGGTCAGCAAGAATCAAATACAACCATATGGTCAGTATTACTTGGTGGTCTAGGCCTTACATTAATTAGAAAACGCAAAACATCAAAATCTAAGAAATAA